From Synoicihabitans lomoniglobus, the proteins below share one genomic window:
- a CDS encoding FRG domain-containing protein → MAPIADFLTKTLAEFLAHAEQPLSFLYRGVSRPEYDLIPGVAREWKEGALPLTSIEKTMFADFKRRAIAHLRSEPKNEWEWLMLAQHHGMPTRLLRAQKGSGLNNCNLGRY, encoded by the coding sequence ATGGCACCTATAGCGGACTTTCTAACAAAGACGCTCGCCGAATTTCTGGCGCACGCGGAGCAACCGCTTTCATTCCTCTATCGCGGTGTTTCCCGGCCCGAATACGACTTAATCCCCGGTGTCGCACGTGAGTGGAAGGAGGGCGCTTTACCACTCACTAGTATTGAGAAGACGATGTTTGCCGATTTTAAGAGAAGAGCGATAGCTCATCTCAGATCGGAGCCGAAGAACGAATGGGAGTGGTTGATGCTGGCTCAGCACCACGGAATGCCTACTCGGCTGCTGAGGGCGCAAAAAGGGTCAGGTTTAAACAATTGTAATTTAGGCAGGTATTGA